Genomic segment of Fibrobacter sp. UWEL:
GATCGAGCATTCGACAAGTATGTTGTGGTGCAACATAATGTGGCCGCCATGCTGGTGATCGATATGGACCACATGAAATTTGTGAACGATTCCTACGGACATCTGGAAGGGGACCGTGCCCTTAGGATTCTTGCACGGATCCTCCATGACGTGTTTGACAAGTACGAAAATGCAACTCTGTGTCGTTTTGGCGGTGATGAATTTGCGGTTCTCCTTCCTGGCGTACAGACTGTTTCTGAATTGACCCTCTGCATTAGCAGTCTCATTTCCAAGATTGATGAAACCTACGGAAACGACGAAAAGTTGAATTCAATCTATGCTTCCATTGGTGCTGCCTTTACCGATGATCTGGATATGAGTTATCAGGGCGCATTTGACCGTGCGGATCAGGCTCTATACGAAGTGAAGAATTCCGGTAGAAACAGCTACCATATCTACACTGAGATGTAGCAGAAAATTCTAAATTTGGCGGCGTATGAACGAAGAAATTTCTAAACGCCGCACTTTCGCCATTGTCAGCCATCCTGACGCTGGTAAGACTACTATTACTGAAAAGTTCCTGTGGTACGGTAACGTGATTCGCGAAGCGGGTCATGTCCGTGCCAAGTCCAACCGCAGCTACACTGTTTCCGACTGGATGAAGATCGAACAGCAGCGCGGTATTTCCGTTTCCAGCTCTGTGTTGAACTTCCCCTTTGAGGGTTGCATGTTCAACCTGGTGGATACCCCGGGCCATCAGGACTTCTGTGAAGATACCTACCGCGCCCTTACCGCTGTGGACGCCGCCCTAGTGCTTATCGATAGCGTGAACGGTGTAGAAAAGCAGACTATCCGCTTGATGAACGTGTGCCGCATGCGCCACACACCCATCATTACCTTCATTAACAAGATGGACCTTGATGGTCGTCATGTGCTGGACCTTCTGGACGAAATCGAAAACGTCCTGAAGATCAAGGTGGCTCCCTTTACTCTGCCCATTGGCGTGGGTAAGCTCTTTAAGGGCGTGTACTGCATCGCGGACAACACCTTCCACACCTTTAACAAGGAAGAAGGCGAACAGCAGCTGATCCAGATGACTGGCCCTGATGATCCCCGCCTGGTAGAAATGTGCGGTGAGAACTGGGTGGAACAGTTCAAGGAAGAATACGAGATGGTCACCGGCGCCATGGACCCCTTCGATCACGAAAAGTTCCTGAAGGGGGAGATGTGCCCCGTGTTCTTTGGCAGTGCTGTGAACAACTTCGGTGTGCGCCAGTTGCTGAATGCTTTTGCTGAACTGGCTCCTCCTCCCATGATTCGCGATACGGATAAGCGTCCTGTGGATCCGGATGAAGACGCCTTCAGTGCCTTTGTCTTTAAGATCCAGGCAAATATGGACCCCAAGCACCGCGACCGTACCGCATTCCTGCGTATCTGCTCCGGTAGCTTTACCCGTGGAGAAAAGGTTTTCCATGTGCGTACTGGTCGTGAAATCCGCCTGGCTGCACCTACTGCATTCCTGGCCAAGGATAAGGAAGTTATCGACAACGCATGGGCAGGTGACATTGTGGGTATTAACGACCCGGGCCTGTTCCGCATTGGCGACACCCTGACCGATGGCGAAAAGATGAACTACACCGGCATTCCTGACTTTGCTCCGGAACACTTTGCCCGCGTGACTCTCTTGAATCCGTTGAAGTCCAAGCAGATGGCCAAGGGCTTGGCTGAACTTTCCGAAGAAGGCGCAACC
This window contains:
- a CDS encoding peptide chain release factor 3 encodes the protein MNEEISKRRTFAIVSHPDAGKTTITEKFLWYGNVIREAGHVRAKSNRSYTVSDWMKIEQQRGISVSSSVLNFPFEGCMFNLVDTPGHQDFCEDTYRALTAVDAALVLIDSVNGVEKQTIRLMNVCRMRHTPIITFINKMDLDGRHVLDLLDEIENVLKIKVAPFTLPIGVGKLFKGVYCIADNTFHTFNKEEGEQQLIQMTGPDDPRLVEMCGENWVEQFKEEYEMVTGAMDPFDHEKFLKGEMCPVFFGSAVNNFGVRQLLNAFAELAPPPMIRDTDKRPVDPDEDAFSAFVFKIQANMDPKHRDRTAFLRICSGSFTRGEKVFHVRTGREIRLAAPTAFLAKDKEVIDNAWAGDIVGINDPGLFRIGDTLTDGEKMNYTGIPDFAPEHFARVTLLNPLKSKQMAKGLAELSEEGATQLYEPMKSAIPVIGVVGELQFDVLKFRLQSEYGADVSLDRVPAHGIRWVTGPEKDVGKFAEEYAMDCMLDKERNLVCLFPNEYRLNLAMKNYENLKFAETSQG